One genomic window of Phoenix dactylifera cultivar Barhee BC4 chromosome 6, palm_55x_up_171113_PBpolish2nd_filt_p, whole genome shotgun sequence includes the following:
- the LOC120111109 gene encoding protein PYRICULARIA ORYZAE RESISTANCE 21-like — translation MAGKISTLVLKVDLECHRCYKKIRKTICQLQDRENIKTISYDEKNNTVTISGPFDPQKLSKKLRCKACKVIKDIQIIEIKEKPKDPPKDSKPAEPAPAEKEKPKPPKSEPEPKPKPKADAPPSEPAPKPKADPPAAKPDPPKTEPAQPKGEPKPPKPEPVTVGPVPGQPPVWPACCGAPYYEGYYGGCRCWSCGRVYGWVANGPPMAHGGPSYEGNKPCYFFCEEDPSTSCTIM, via the exons ATGGCAGGAAAG ATCTCCACGTTGGTGTTGAAAGTTGACCTAGAATGCCACCGTTGTTATAAAAAGATCAGGAAAACGATTTGCCAGCTCCAAG ATCGAGAGAACATAAAAACTATCTCCTACGATGAGAAGAACAACACTGTCACGATCTCTGGCCCATTTGATCCCCAAAAGCTTTCGAAGAAGCTCCGCTGCAAGGCCTGCAAGGTGATCAAAGACATCCAAATCATAGAGATCAAGGAGAAGCCAAAAGACCCTCCCAAGGACTCTAAGCCAGCTGAACCGGCCCCAGCTGAGAAGGAGAAACCCAAGCCACCTAAATCCGAACCAGAACCAAAACCAAAGCCAAAAGCTGACGCACCACCATCTGAACCGGCACCGAAGCCCAAAGCCGACCCACCAGCCGCAAAACCGGACCCTCCAAAGACCGAGCCTGCACAGCCAAAGGGTGAACCAAAGCCGCCGAAGCCTGAACCGGTGACGGTCGGTCCGGTCCCGGGTCAGCCACCGGTCTGGCCGGCTTGTTGCGGTGCGCCATACTACGAGGGGTATTATGGGGGGTGCCGGTGCTGGTCATGTGGAAGGGTGTATGGATGGGTTGCCAATGGTCCACCCATGGCCCATGGTGGGCCATCCTATGAAGGGAATAAGCCATGCTATTTCTTTTGCGAGGAGGATCCATCAACGTCATGTACCATCATGTGA